Proteins encoded by one window of Serratia nevei:
- a CDS encoding phage terminase small subunit P27 family has product MSAVVRSSGAGRKPNLPVGRKSKLTRIAPPSELMGDIAIRLWKTQSKILIERGVFELEDAPILLAYCNAFHLMVEAENVIAKDGLTVSSEMGGEKKHPAVNVRNDSVSQIARLGSLLGLDPLSRIRMTSGKNDPDDEGNEFDEFD; this is encoded by the coding sequence ATGTCAGCAGTTGTGCGTTCTTCCGGTGCCGGACGTAAACCCAATTTACCCGTCGGCAGGAAGAGCAAATTAACAAGGATTGCGCCACCGTCAGAGCTGATGGGGGATATCGCAATTCGTCTCTGGAAAACGCAGAGCAAGATTTTAATTGAGCGCGGAGTCTTTGAGCTGGAGGACGCGCCGATCCTTTTAGCGTACTGCAATGCGTTTCATTTGATGGTTGAGGCTGAAAACGTTATTGCGAAAGACGGCCTGACAGTATCAAGCGAAATGGGCGGTGAGAAAAAACACCCCGCTGTTAATGTGAGAAACGACTCTGTTTCGCAAATCGCCCGTCTGGGTTCACTCCTTGGGTTAGACCCGCTAAGCCGTATTCGAATGACGAGCGGCAAAAACGACCCGGACGATGAAGGGAACGAATTTGATGAGTTTGATTGA
- a CDS encoding HNH endonuclease: MPPKTPKACRKRGCRNTTTDRSGYCSEHQGEGWRNYKPGQSRHQRGYGSKWEHLRLRILKRDKGLCQECLRRGVITEATCVDHIVPTAHGGRDSDDNLQSLCTPCHEAKTARERLSGR, from the coding sequence ATGCCACCGAAAACACCTAAGGCATGTCGCAAGCGCGGATGCCGAAACACCACGACAGATCGCAGCGGATATTGCAGCGAGCATCAAGGGGAAGGATGGCGCAACTACAAACCCGGACAGAGCAGGCATCAGCGCGGATATGGGAGCAAGTGGGAGCATCTCCGGCTGCGCATTCTGAAGCGTGATAAAGGCTTGTGCCAAGAATGTTTGAGAAGAGGCGTCATAACAGAAGCAACATGCGTTGACCACATAGTGCCTACAGCGCACGGTGGCCGCGATAGCGACGACAACCTCCAAAGCCTATGCACCCCATGTCATGAGGCAAAGACGGCGCGTGAGCGCCTCTCAGGGCGGTAG
- a CDS encoding DUF2570 domain-containing protein, whose protein sequence is MSWRWWWDVIIKAWPLLVALLAAVLVLYTLSLRDDLDKSKRDNGALVEKLDTKDAALVAMKQASDADRQASAAQLEKERKLRGKADAENKALREALDASGCSNKPLPGAALNILRGQAKAAEHADDLRPAASGAAATVR, encoded by the coding sequence ATGAGCTGGCGCTGGTGGTGGGATGTAATCATCAAAGCGTGGCCTCTGCTGGTGGCGCTGCTGGCCGCTGTGCTGGTGCTCTACACGCTTTCTCTGCGCGATGACCTGGATAAATCCAAAAGGGACAACGGCGCGCTGGTAGAAAAGCTGGACACCAAAGACGCGGCTCTGGTGGCGATGAAACAGGCTTCTGACGCTGACAGGCAAGCGAGCGCCGCGCAGTTGGAAAAAGAGCGGAAACTGAGAGGGAAGGCTGATGCAGAAAACAAAGCGTTGCGCGAGGCTCTGGACGCGAGCGGCTGTAGCAACAAGCCTCTGCCTGGTGCTGCTCTCAACATCCTGCGCGGACAGGCCAAAGCCGCAGAGCACGCAGATGATTTACGTCCTGCCGCCAGCGGTGCTGCTGCAACAGTGCGATGA